From a single Flavobacteriales bacterium genomic region:
- the mnmE gene encoding tRNA uridine-5-carboxymethylaminomethyl(34) synthesis GTPase MnmE, with amino-acid sequence MYEQDTIAALSTPAGAGAIAMLRVSGAKATAVIDRIAPTLPLEPLPRSAYYVPVIDMDGQIDEAVITYFKGPHSYTGEDVVEVCVHGSTYIQQRLLQAMLDAGARLAQPGEFTQRAFLNKKLDLSQAEAVADLIASQSAAQHELALHQLRGGFGNRIEELRQQLIDFCALIELELDFGEEDVEFAQRIELVALVDRLIDLCTELVDSFRYGNAIKQGIPVAILGAPNSGKSTLLNALLQEDRAIVSEIAGTTRDTVEELLSIEGILFRIIDTAGLRRTTDVVEKLGIDRSYKKAAESSIVILLGDGSKLSEGALRTEAKMLQERLSSGVKVVPMMNKSDINASTRSSTILSISARTGEGLDALKQILLQHVKSLQSGSGDIVVTNARHVDALTKARSALEDAKKAIDNGISGELLAIDLRRAQHHLGEITGRITTDDLLGSIFGKFCIGK; translated from the coding sequence ATGTACGAACAGGACACGATCGCTGCACTATCTACACCGGCGGGTGCTGGTGCAATAGCCATGCTCCGGGTATCCGGAGCAAAAGCGACGGCCGTGATCGATCGTATAGCACCTACCCTGCCCTTGGAACCGCTGCCGCGCTCGGCTTATTATGTGCCGGTGATCGATATGGACGGGCAGATCGATGAGGCGGTGATCACCTATTTCAAAGGCCCGCATTCCTACACGGGCGAAGATGTTGTGGAAGTTTGTGTACACGGATCAACCTATATCCAACAGCGCTTATTGCAGGCCATGCTCGATGCTGGCGCGCGGTTGGCACAACCCGGCGAATTCACTCAACGTGCTTTCCTGAACAAGAAATTGGATCTGAGCCAAGCAGAAGCCGTAGCTGATCTCATCGCTAGCCAAAGTGCCGCGCAGCATGAACTTGCGTTACACCAGTTGCGTGGTGGGTTCGGTAACCGCATAGAAGAACTACGGCAGCAGTTGATCGACTTCTGTGCGTTGATAGAACTGGAACTGGACTTCGGTGAAGAGGATGTGGAATTCGCGCAACGTATTGAATTGGTGGCACTAGTGGATCGGCTGATCGACCTGTGCACGGAGCTGGTGGACAGCTTCAGGTATGGTAACGCGATAAAGCAAGGCATACCGGTTGCGATCCTTGGTGCACCGAACAGCGGTAAAAGCACGTTGTTGAATGCCTTGTTGCAGGAGGATCGCGCCATTGTGAGCGAGATCGCTGGCACTACGCGGGATACAGTGGAGGAACTGCTGAGCATCGAAGGTATTCTGTTCCGGATCATAGACACGGCAGGGTTGCGCAGAACCACTGATGTTGTTGAGAAATTGGGCATCGACCGCAGCTACAAGAAAGCCGCCGAGAGCAGTATCGTGATCCTTTTGGGCGATGGCTCGAAACTATCAGAAGGTGCGTTGCGAACGGAAGCCAAGATGTTGCAGGAACGCCTCAGTAGCGGTGTGAAGGTTGTGCCCATGATGAATAAGAGCGATATCAATGCATCGACCAGGAGCAGCACTATCCTTTCCATCAGTGCACGAACTGGTGAAGGCTTGGATGCGTTGAAACAGATCCTGCTCCAGCATGTAAAGTCCTTACAAAGTGGCTCGGGCGATATCGTTGTGACCAACGCTCGGCATGTGGATGCGTTGACCAAGGCCCGCTCGGCATTGGAAGATGCGAAGAAGGCCATCGATAATGGCATCAGCGGTGAACTCCTTGCGATCGATCTGCGCAGGGCTCAACATCACTTGGGCGAGATCACAGGGCGCATTACCACGGATGATCTTTTAGGTAGCATTTTCGGGAAGTTCTGTATCGGGAAATAG
- a CDS encoding YihY/virulence factor BrkB family protein, whose amino-acid sequence MRSTSLTSTKTSSTDRLKRFWLTLKDASKEFIASDPFSQAATIAYYTIFSLPAVMILTIMAAASFYDEESVRTALLHQAGVMIGPSTAEQLGSMLQNAEVTETKWMAKIIGLVALVVSAGSVFASLQSALNKVWSVESKPGKAILKYMGTRLLSLALVACFGFLMLVSLVLDAALVAFSDQIAQRLSGVTTIVLSVLDVVISFSIITLIFTLLFKVLPDVKVRIKDVVTGAMLTALLFTAGKYLISAYISYTNVGDTYGAAGAIVIILVWVYYSTIIMLFGAHYTHVHTRDHGSGVIASKHAKPLAETEVAA is encoded by the coding sequence ATGAGGTCAACATCCCTAACATCCACCAAGACATCCAGCACTGACCGGCTAAAGCGTTTTTGGCTTACGCTGAAAGATGCTTCGAAAGAATTCATCGCGTCCGATCCTTTTTCACAGGCAGCGACCATCGCCTACTACACTATTTTCTCCTTACCTGCTGTAATGATACTTACGATCATGGCAGCAGCATCGTTCTATGACGAAGAGTCGGTGCGCACCGCATTGTTGCATCAAGCTGGGGTCATGATCGGCCCAAGCACTGCTGAACAACTGGGCTCCATGCTACAGAATGCAGAAGTTACAGAGACCAAATGGATGGCGAAGATCATAGGGCTGGTCGCATTGGTCGTGAGTGCAGGTTCCGTATTCGCAAGCTTACAGAGTGCATTGAACAAAGTTTGGAGCGTAGAATCCAAACCGGGGAAGGCGATCCTGAAGTACATGGGCACCAGACTTCTATCCTTGGCTTTAGTGGCCTGTTTCGGATTTCTAATGCTTGTATCACTGGTTCTGGACGCGGCATTGGTAGCATTCTCGGATCAGATCGCGCAACGGCTATCCGGCGTTACCACCATCGTCCTTTCAGTGTTGGATGTAGTGATCTCCTTCAGTATCATCACCTTGATCTTCACGCTATTATTCAAAGTATTGCCGGATGTTAAGGTCCGCATAAAGGACGTTGTGACCGGTGCTATGCTGACCGCACTTCTCTTTACGGCGGGAAAGTATTTGATCAGTGCCTACATCAGCTACACGAATGTTGGCGACACATATGGTGCAGCCGGAGCCATTGTAATTATTCTGGTGTGGGTCTATTACTCTACGATCATTATGCTTTTCGGCGCACATTACACGCATGTGCATACCCGGGATCATGGTTCCGGTGTGATCGCGTCCAAGCACGCAAAACCTTTAGCAGAAACTGAAGTTGCTGCATAG
- a CDS encoding NAD(P)/FAD-dependent oxidoreductase has translation MPNKVRDVYDQLPFPTLIVVGGGFAGLELVKRLDGKPYKVLLIDRNNHHCFQPLLYQVATASLGADSIAHPFRRTVGPMPNVAFRMANVIAVKPELNILVTDRGEFHYDQLVIATGSTTNFFGNKEIAREAMQLKTVAQALDIRSDFLQDFEAALYLDDEHDRRRQLNFVIVGGGPTGVELAGALAEIRMTILKKEYREMESEHMQIHLVDSNTSLLNNFSKKAQEKAFEYLTEMGVSVRFGMRVIGCDENTIKFADGSTMATNTLIWAAGVKGVCIPGLESAFNAKADRFNVDEFSRLNGFGNIYAVGDVALNMTESAWLRGHPQVAPAAIQQAKNLAKNLLKDPSQWTPFKYNDKGSMATIGRFKAVMDRGKLHLSGPIAWFSWIFIHVMSLVSFRNRMLVLFNWAWKFLSWKNTIRLIVRPYVRKATVTEQEAI, from the coding sequence ATGCCGAATAAAGTCCGCGACGTATATGATCAATTGCCCTTTCCAACACTGATCGTGGTGGGTGGTGGTTTCGCAGGGCTTGAACTGGTGAAACGGTTGGACGGTAAGCCCTACAAGGTACTGTTGATCGATCGGAACAATCACCATTGTTTCCAACCGTTGCTCTACCAGGTGGCCACGGCCAGTTTGGGTGCGGATAGCATTGCGCATCCCTTCAGAAGAACGGTGGGACCCATGCCGAATGTCGCTTTCCGCATGGCAAATGTGATCGCGGTTAAACCTGAACTGAACATCTTGGTCACCGACCGTGGGGAATTTCATTATGATCAGTTGGTTATCGCTACGGGAAGTACCACCAACTTCTTTGGGAATAAGGAGATCGCAAGAGAGGCGATGCAACTCAAGACCGTTGCACAGGCATTGGATATCCGGAGTGATTTCCTGCAGGATTTCGAGGCCGCGCTCTATTTGGATGATGAGCATGACCGACGGCGCCAACTCAATTTCGTGATCGTAGGTGGAGGACCGACAGGCGTGGAACTTGCTGGTGCTTTGGCCGAGATCCGTATGACGATCCTGAAAAAGGAATACCGTGAAATGGAAAGCGAGCATATGCAGATCCATTTGGTCGATAGCAACACCTCATTGCTGAATAATTTCTCGAAAAAAGCACAGGAAAAGGCGTTCGAATATCTCACGGAGATGGGTGTTTCCGTAAGGTTCGGGATGCGCGTTATCGGGTGTGATGAGAACACGATAAAGTTCGCTGATGGTTCTACCATGGCCACCAATACATTGATCTGGGCCGCCGGCGTGAAAGGGGTCTGTATTCCTGGGCTGGAGTCCGCATTCAATGCAAAAGCGGATCGGTTCAATGTGGATGAGTTCAGTCGCTTGAACGGCTTTGGAAATATCTATGCCGTGGGTGATGTAGCCTTGAACATGACGGAAAGTGCTTGGCTGCGAGGCCATCCACAAGTAGCTCCCGCGGCGATCCAACAAGCCAAGAACCTCGCTAAGAATCTATTGAAGGATCCTTCGCAATGGACCCCATTCAAATACAATGACAAAGGCTCAATGGCGACCATTGGCCGATTCAAGGCGGTCATGGATCGGGGGAAGCTGCATCTGTCCGGGCCTATCGCATGGTTCAGTTGGATCTTCATCCATGTCATGAGCTTGGTGAGCTTCCGTAACCGCATGTTGGTGCTGTTCAACTGGGCATGGAAATTCCTAAGCTGGAAAAATACGATCCGCTTGATCGTTCGGCCGTATGTGCGTAAAGCAACGGTTACGGAGCAGGAAGCTATTTAA
- a CDS encoding DUF4421 domain-containing protein produces MWKGVLLLWIMLVSGPVRAQGKKPDIDANYVQDLSNRTTIRVYLSNKYNSFSLRGNAVSESVRFKPNSQINIGVGASYRKLTLNIGVKAPFLNKDDERKGATTYFDAQANIHGNKQSTNLFLQTYRGYHISNRSPFDVGWEQSTAYPYREDMRQVNIGLSTLRILNAEKFSYRAAFNQDAVQLRSQGTWLVGGYATCYIVRADSSIIPTALQNQLDASSQITRGTFYDIGPMGGGAYTKAFKEHFFVTVSGAIGIGPSAQFLQIQEEVVVSKQRTLGVGWHGQVRMGLGYNSRMRFVGILLNQEHIGYFMSSQRTFSWDVGNVRLVFAQRFKERSKRVDKGLNWLKKKTDKVIPLADP; encoded by the coding sequence ATGTGGAAAGGCGTACTTCTATTATGGATCATGCTTGTTTCGGGTCCCGTAAGGGCGCAAGGAAAGAAACCGGACATTGATGCCAACTATGTTCAGGATCTCTCGAATAGAACGACGATCAGAGTATACCTGAGCAATAAGTACAATAGTTTTTCACTGCGTGGTAACGCTGTTTCTGAATCCGTACGATTCAAGCCCAACAGCCAGATCAATATCGGAGTGGGGGCCAGCTATAGAAAATTAACGCTGAATATCGGTGTGAAGGCTCCTTTTTTGAATAAGGATGATGAACGAAAAGGAGCAACGACGTATTTCGATGCCCAAGCGAACATCCATGGCAATAAGCAGTCAACGAATTTGTTCTTACAGACGTATCGTGGCTATCATATCTCCAATCGTTCGCCGTTCGATGTAGGTTGGGAGCAAAGCACGGCGTACCCATACCGAGAGGATATGCGTCAAGTGAATATCGGGCTCAGTACGCTGCGGATCCTTAATGCTGAAAAGTTCAGCTACAGAGCAGCTTTCAATCAGGATGCCGTGCAATTGCGATCGCAAGGAACATGGCTGGTCGGTGGCTATGCAACATGTTACATCGTCCGAGCGGATTCATCCATCATACCCACTGCTTTGCAGAACCAATTGGATGCCAGTTCACAGATCACACGGGGAACTTTCTATGATATTGGCCCAATGGGAGGCGGTGCATACACCAAGGCATTCAAAGAACACTTTTTCGTGACCGTAAGTGGAGCCATCGGTATAGGTCCAAGTGCACAATTCCTACAAATACAGGAAGAAGTCGTGGTCAGCAAACAACGAACCTTGGGTGTTGGTTGGCACGGCCAGGTCCGCATGGGTCTGGGCTATAATAGCCGGATGCGTTTTGTTGGGATACTGCTGAATCAAGAACATATTGGGTACTTCATGTCAAGTCAACGAACCTTTTCCTGGGATGTAGGAAATGTGCGATTGGTTTTTGCGCAGCGCTTCAAGGAACGATCAAAACGAGTTGATAAAGGCCTGAATTGGCTAAAGAAAAAGACAGACAAGGTAATCCCTTTGGCAGACCCTTAA
- the fabG gene encoding 3-oxoacyl-[acyl-carrier-protein] reductase has translation MALLKDKSALVTGGSRGIGRGIVERFLEEGADVAFTYVSSPEKANAVAEELGAKYGRKVIAIQSDASNFDSAQTCVDQVVAEFGKLDVLVNNAGITKDQLLMRMSETDFDVVISTNLKSVFNMTKAVIKTMLKQRSGSIINMSSIVGVQGNAGQSNYAASKAGIIGFTKSVALELGSRNIRSNAIAPGFIETEMTATLDQKVVDDWRASIPMKRGGSSADVANACVFFASDMSTYVSGQTLNVCGGLVT, from the coding sequence ATGGCTTTATTAAAAGATAAGTCCGCCTTAGTAACCGGTGGCTCCCGTGGCATTGGTCGCGGTATCGTGGAACGCTTCCTTGAAGAAGGCGCAGATGTGGCATTTACTTACGTGAGCAGCCCTGAGAAAGCCAATGCTGTAGCTGAAGAACTTGGAGCCAAGTATGGCCGAAAAGTGATCGCCATCCAAAGCGATGCCAGTAATTTTGATAGCGCACAGACCTGCGTGGATCAAGTGGTAGCTGAATTCGGTAAGTTGGATGTGCTGGTGAATAACGCCGGTATCACCAAGGACCAGTTGCTCATGCGCATGAGCGAAACCGATTTCGATGTGGTCATTTCCACCAACCTGAAAAGCGTCTTCAACATGACCAAAGCGGTGATCAAGACCATGCTGAAACAACGCAGTGGATCCATCATCAACATGAGCAGTATCGTTGGTGTGCAAGGCAATGCAGGCCAGAGTAATTATGCAGCGAGCAAGGCCGGGATCATCGGTTTTACCAAAAGTGTGGCTTTGGAACTGGGTAGCCGCAACATCCGAAGCAATGCCATTGCACCTGGTTTCATCGAAACAGAAATGACAGCGACTTTGGATCAAAAGGTCGTTGATGATTGGCGCGCTAGCATACCCATGAAACGTGGTGGTTCCTCAGCGGATGTGGCAAATGCCTGCGTGTTCTTCGCCAGTGATATGAGCACTTATGTTAGTGGCCAAACACTGAATGTGTGCGGCGGTCTTGTAACGTGA
- the sucD gene encoding succinate--CoA ligase subunit alpha, protein MSVLVSKKSKVLVQGFTGSEGTFHAEQMIEYGTNVVGGVTPGKGGQKHLDRPVFETVSDAVRETSADVSIIFVPPAFAADAIMEAAEAGIKVIVCITEGIPVKDMVTAREYLRGKNCVLIGPNCPGVITADECKVGIMPGFVFKKGTVGIISKSGTLTYEAADQVVKAGLGITTAIGIGGDPIIGTTTLEAVQLFSNDPETEAIVMIGEIGGDLEIQAAKWIKANCKKPVIGFIAGETAPVGRTMGHAGAIVSGADESAAAKKKVMRECGIHVVDSPATIGAKVKEVLG, encoded by the coding sequence ATGAGCGTACTCGTCAGCAAGAAAAGCAAAGTTCTAGTGCAAGGTTTTACAGGTAGCGAAGGCACGTTCCACGCTGAACAAATGATCGAATACGGCACCAATGTGGTCGGTGGTGTTACACCGGGCAAGGGTGGTCAGAAGCACTTGGACCGTCCGGTGTTCGAAACAGTGAGTGATGCCGTACGAGAGACGAGTGCCGATGTGAGCATCATCTTCGTGCCACCCGCATTCGCTGCGGATGCGATCATGGAAGCTGCGGAGGCCGGGATCAAAGTGATCGTGTGCATCACCGAAGGAATTCCGGTGAAGGACATGGTGACCGCCCGTGAATACCTCCGCGGAAAGAACTGTGTATTGATAGGCCCGAACTGTCCTGGGGTGATCACCGCAGATGAATGCAAAGTAGGTATCATGCCCGGTTTCGTTTTCAAGAAGGGCACGGTGGGTATCATAAGCAAGTCCGGTACACTTACCTACGAAGCGGCGGACCAAGTGGTGAAAGCCGGTCTGGGAATAACCACTGCCATCGGTATTGGAGGTGACCCCATCATTGGCACTACAACGTTGGAAGCAGTTCAACTCTTTTCCAATGATCCAGAGACCGAGGCCATTGTAATGATCGGCGAGATCGGTGGTGATCTTGAGATACAGGCGGCAAAATGGATCAAGGCCAATTGCAAGAAACCAGTTATCGGATTCATTGCCGGAGAAACCGCTCCTGTTGGCCGTACCATGGGCCATGCAGGTGCAATTGTGTCCGGTGCGGACGAGAGTGCTGCGGCCAAGAAGAAAGTGATGCGCGAATGCGGCATCCATGTAGTGGATAGCCCCGCAACGATCGGTGCGAAGGTTAAGGAAGTGCTGGGTTGA
- a CDS encoding MFS transporter — protein MDRKVAILFLTVFIDLLGFGLVIPILPIYSMELGASPFEVGMIMAVYALMNFVFSPFWGSLSDRHGRRPVIAGTVFITAMGFLLLANAHTLLVLVLARMLAGIGSANIATSQAYITDVTEPQNRAKALGMIGAAFGLGFIFGPPVGGYIKAHFGMDAVGYAAMCLSLINFVLILIFLPESLHEKNLGNKIEVKPITSSILALRNEKFRDLFVTNFIYITAFSMMQITVALLWEQHYGLTEEHIGYMFAFIGLASAIVQGGLIGWLTRTFGEEKLMIIGCILLALGLLMIPFVPPAYFVPFAFIPLLFLSLANGCMMPSISSLLSRSAEKKEQGQVLGMNQSFGSLARVIGPTLGGFLYGWHYTSPYIGGAIMMVGALLFVLAFQRSARSRAIAANATGA, from the coding sequence ATGGATCGTAAGGTCGCCATACTTTTTCTCACCGTCTTCATTGACCTTTTGGGGTTCGGATTGGTTATTCCTATTCTCCCTATTTATTCTATGGAACTGGGAGCATCGCCCTTTGAGGTGGGAATGATCATGGCGGTTTATGCCTTGATGAATTTCGTATTCTCACCCTTCTGGGGTTCGTTAAGCGATAGGCATGGAAGGCGACCCGTGATCGCCGGTACAGTATTCATCACTGCGATGGGCTTTCTATTGCTTGCCAATGCCCATACGCTTCTGGTCTTGGTGCTGGCGCGTATGTTGGCCGGTATCGGCTCCGCGAACATTGCAACTTCACAGGCGTACATCACTGATGTCACAGAACCCCAGAACAGGGCAAAGGCATTGGGCATGATCGGTGCCGCATTCGGTCTTGGATTCATTTTCGGACCGCCGGTGGGTGGATACATCAAAGCACACTTCGGAATGGACGCGGTAGGTTACGCGGCCATGTGCCTCAGCTTGATCAACTTCGTACTGATCCTGATCTTCCTCCCGGAATCATTGCATGAAAAAAATCTCGGCAATAAGATCGAGGTAAAGCCGATCACCAGTTCGATACTAGCCCTTCGGAACGAGAAATTCCGGGATCTCTTCGTGACCAACTTCATCTACATCACGGCATTCAGCATGATGCAGATCACGGTCGCGCTCCTCTGGGAACAGCATTATGGACTTACGGAGGAGCACATCGGGTACATGTTCGCCTTCATTGGGCTTGCATCTGCTATTGTTCAGGGCGGTTTGATCGGTTGGCTTACACGCACGTTCGGTGAAGAGAAATTGATGATCATCGGTTGTATCCTATTGGCTCTCGGTCTACTCATGATCCCCTTCGTACCGCCCGCCTATTTCGTGCCGTTCGCTTTTATTCCGCTTCTTTTCCTGTCATTGGCAAATGGGTGCATGATGCCGAGCATTTCATCACTACTAAGCCGCAGTGCTGAAAAGAAGGAACAAGGTCAAGTACTGGGCATGAACCAGAGCTTTGGATCGTTGGCGCGTGTAATTGGCCCTACTCTTGGTGGGTTCCTTTATGGCTGGCATTACACATCGCCTTATATCGGTGGGGCGATCATGATGGTCGGTGCGTTGCTGTTCGTGCTCGCTTTTCAACGCTCGGCCAGATCGCGTGCAATTGCTGCAAATGCTACGGGGGCGTAG
- a CDS encoding YdcF family protein produces the protein MTFLRRTAEFLLNRFMLSFLGIAIVLGLLWAFRYTLLRATGDMLIDQDKELHADAIYVLGGSPIERGREAARLLGANKADIAYCTGENFYPLLAAEGIDLTEAQLSQHAMLRTGADSSKVGLLQTGTSTWEEAGVILAHAIENNYDTITVVSTEFHLRRVKRVLRKQGKGKGITVLVRGAYSDRYDSNRWWQSEDGLLMVNNEYVKLMYYLWKY, from the coding sequence ATGACGTTTCTTAGACGAACAGCAGAGTTCTTACTGAACCGGTTCATGCTTTCGTTCTTGGGCATTGCCATCGTTCTTGGGCTGCTGTGGGCATTCCGATACACCTTATTACGCGCAACGGGCGATATGCTCATCGATCAGGACAAGGAATTGCACGCCGATGCGATCTATGTGCTCGGCGGCTCACCCATTGAACGGGGTAGGGAAGCGGCTCGTTTGTTGGGTGCCAACAAAGCAGACATTGCTTACTGTACAGGAGAGAACTTTTATCCATTGCTTGCCGCAGAAGGCATTGATCTAACTGAAGCCCAACTCTCCCAACACGCGATGTTGCGCACGGGAGCGGACAGTTCAAAGGTTGGTTTGCTACAAACGGGCACCAGCACATGGGAAGAGGCAGGCGTGATCCTAGCACACGCCATTGAGAACAACTACGATACGATCACTGTGGTCTCCACCGAATTCCACTTGCGCCGCGTGAAACGCGTATTGCGTAAACAGGGCAAAGGCAAAGGCATTACCGTATTGGTGCGTGGCGCCTACTCCGACCGTTACGACAGCAACCGCTGGTGGCAAAGCGAGGACGGGCTACTGATGGTGAACAACGAGTACGTGAAGCTCATGTACTATCTGTGGAAGTATTGA